The sequence below is a genomic window from Chryseobacterium foetidum.
TGCAACCAAAGGTGCGGTAAATAAAATTGCCCAGATCGCAGCCAATGAGCTGGCAGAAAGAAAAATCAGAGTGAATATTGTGAGTCCGGGACCTACAAAAACAGAAGGTTTTGACAAAGCTGTTCCAAGTCTGGACATGCAGAATGAGTTTGTCAAATCTGTGGCATTGGGAAGAATGGGTGATCCTTCAGAGATTGCTAAGGCTGTACTTTTCTTAGCTTCAGATCACGCAAGCTTTATTACAGGAACCGAATTGCTGGTTGATGGTGGTGCGATAGGCTATCTCTTGAAATAGCAGTATTCAAATTTAAAAATAAACAACCGCTAAGTGTGATGCTTTGCGGTTGTCTGTTTTAAGATTATTTTATCATGAGCCATTTTTCGGCTTCCTCTATTACTTCATCTTCGGGCGTAGTTTTTAAATTTTCCACGTAAACATCAGGTCTTATTTTGTCTGTATACACTTTTCCCGTTCTGTCGGCTGAGGTACTGGTCGCCAGATTGAAATTCGCTCCGTTGGAAAGCGTGAAAGTTCCGTTGGCGGTAATATATCCCATCGAATCTTTCCCGAAAGTCTTTACATTTGGTAGTCCAATCAAAGAAAGGGCGGTCATTTCTCCGCTGCTTGCAGTATATTCATTGATGAGAACGGCAATTTTCAAGTTCGGATTTTTAATTTTATAATCACTGATTTTTGCTTTGCTTCCAACCATTCTTCCGTTTCTGGTAAGCCACGGAGATTTATAATTCGGAGCAACAAAATATCCAACGATTCCGTCTTCAGTAAGGGCATTCAGACCTGCTACCATTGGCCACATATTGCCGCCCATATTATTACGGAGATCCACTATCCAGCCCGTCACCGTATTTTCGCTGTCCAGTCTTTTGATTTCAGAGCGGATGGTTTCGGCGAAGACAAGGTCTTTCTGGTTGTCGTAATTGCTGCAGGCCGGAACTTTTATCATGGCAATACCGTTCCCGAGATATTTTCCTTCAGGTTTTACGATCAGCGGTTGCTGACCTCGTTCTTCCATTATACTTTTTGTAATAAAAAAAGAGTGGTTATCGCCAGCGGCTTTAAGCTGATCCAAATAATAGTCAAACAGAATTTTCTGACTCACCGAATCATTTTCAGTTAACGGGAGTTTAGTCAGTTCCGCATCTATTTTTTTCCAGTCCAGAGAATCGGAATATAAAGCCTTCTTTTTAATCAGATTATAAATTTCCGTCTGCAGTTTAAGCGTTTTTTTGCTTGCCTTTGAAGAATTCTGCTGTCCGAAAATAATTGCTGAAATAAGGAAAGAAATTAATAATACCGGTCTGAACATGTAATTTGAGTTTTATATTAAATTGAATTTTAGCACCGCAAAACTATTAAATAAAACACTTTTCGGTGTAATAAAGTTTGTTAAATAAATTTCAAAGAAAATTATCTTGTTCACCTGACGCTTGAAGGATATTTAATTTTTTCAGCATTCTTTTTTTGTTAATTTTGAAAGATGTTGTTGAGCAGAAAACAACGTCTTTGAATTAATTTTAAATTCCAAACCCTTGAAAAATTATCTCTTTCTCGCCGCCGCCATCCTTTGTGAAACCATCGGAACATCATTTTTAAAGAAGACCGAACAGTTCACAAAACCCCTTCCAACCATTGTATTTGTAGTTGCAATGACAGCATCATTTTACCTCCTTACATTTGCCTTGAAAGGAATTCCGATTGGCATTGCGTATGCCATTTGGTCTGCAGTTGGAATTGTTTTGATTTCCTTAGTAGGATATTTTGTATACAAACAAACTTTAGATTTACCTGCCATTCTTGGGATGGGACTCATCGTTGCGGGTGTGGTGATTATCAATCTTTTCTCAAAATCGGGAGCACATTAGAGATAAGGTTAAGGTTAAGGTTAAGGTTGAAAGTCAGCATACTAAATTAGAAAATGTGCCGCCACCTTAATGAATATCTTCAGATATTTCCTTAAAAAAACTTAACAACTCAAGTTACTTAATGGTTCAAAGGATTAGTACACAAGACAGAAAATTAAAGATTTTCAAAACTTATGTAATCTAAAAATATACGCAGACAATTAAAACTAAAACTATGTCACTCATGTGTCAAAACAATTACATCTCTCATCTTATTTTCAAAATCCGGAGCGTATTGAATTGTTCAGACAATAAAGCACTTAAGTCACATTAGTTAATTTATTATATTGAAAACAATTAGAACACATCAGAGAAAATCAAAGATTTTCAAAACTTATGTGATCTAAAAATATACGCAGACAATTAAAACTAAAACTATGTGACTCATGTGTCAAAAAGTTTACATCTTTCCATCTGTTTTTTATTAAAACTGATCGTGTCTAAATTATTTTAGTTTTCTGTAAATCAATATTTCTTCATCTCAGAAATATCATTATTTTTGTTTAATGATGGAAAATAAGTCCCCTTTTTTAGATACGCTCTTTCTGCTCCGAAAAGAAGGCACAATGACCATTTTTGCCGACATTCAGGAAATTTCTAAAAAGGAAGAAGAAGATGCTGCCACATATTTTGAATCCGAATTTGAAAAAGAAAGACTGAATTTTTTATCAGACGAAATTCCTTTCAACAAAGATGCTGCTGTCTGGGCGGGAAAAGTTTTGTATCACAGTGCCCAACTGTATTTAATCAGAAAAGACACGGCAGAGGATTTACAGAAATTATTACCACCTTTTCACGGCTTGAAAGATGTTTCAGCGGTTCTGTCGGCAGACTTATCATTAAGATTTTTACCGCAAATCAGGGATGCACTTCATGTGGCAGACGCTGCAGATCCGGTGGTGAAAATACTGGATGAAATTTTAGTACAGTTTCATTATTCAGCCATTGGCTCAGATGTGAATCCCGAAAAATTAATTTGGGAAGATGGTTTAAAAGATAAAACTTACAGAAAATTATACCTCGAAAGGATAGTTGAGAAGAAAGCTTACAAACTGGCAGAAATTCCCTACATCAATCAACTGTTGATGGCAGAATTTGGAATGTACAAGGATGTTTTCTGGAGAGATTTACAAATCATAAATAAAGAATCAGAAAAGCCACAAAATGGCAAAATCAACAGCACAGGGTAAAGCCTTGTGACAGATTTTTACTTAAAGTAAAAAATCCCTGAAAGGATAAAATCAACATCCTATTATTTTAAACAGAATATTAAACAATGAGTCAAAATATAGAAAAATTAAACAAAGTTTTAGCCTTCGTGAAAGACACCTTCGTCGGTAAAAACGATGTCGTGGATCTTCTCGGAATATGCCTTTTGGCAAGGGAAAACGCATTTCTCTACGGTCCTCCGGGAACTGCAAAATCAGCAATTGTAAGAACGTTGGCGAAAACCGTAACCGACGGCAAAAACTTCGAATATCTTTTAACACGTTTCACAGAACCGAATGAGATTTTCGGTCCTTTCGATATCAGAAAACTGAAAGAAGGAGAGCTGTTTACCAATACCGACGGAATGATGCCCGAAGCGTCAATGGTCTTTCTGGATGAGATTTTCAATGCCAACTCTGCGATTCTGAATTCACTTCTGATGGCTTTAAATGAGAAGATTTTCAAAAGAGGAAAGGAAACCAGAAATCTCCCTGCATTAATGTTTGTGGGCGCAAGCAACGTTCTTCCTGAAGATGAGGCTTTAAATGCATTATTCGATCGTTTTCTAATCAGAATCAATGTTGATTACGTCAATCCTGATCTCCTTCAACAGGTGCTTTTGGCAGGGAGACGACTGGAAAATATTTCAGAAAGTGAAAGTCCGGAAATTCTTGCCAATGAAATCAAAGAACTTCAGCAGCTTTGTAAAACTGTTGATTTAAAACCGATCTACGAAGTTTATTTAAACACTATTATCAACCTTCGGAATACAGGAATCGCCATTTCCGACCGTCGTGCTGTGAAACTCCAAAATCTGATTGCTGCGAGTGCTCTGATTTGCGGACGAAATGAAGCAATTCTTTCAGATTTATGGGTACTGAAACACATTTGGGACACTGAAGAACAGATTGAAATTCTGGAAGGAATCATCAACAGGACCATTGAAAAAGATGATAATCCAAAATCCCATCCTCAGGCTTTGCAAAACAAAGCTCCGAATCCGGAGGAGGTGATGAAAGATGTAAAAATCTTAATAGACCAATGGCAAAACGGAAATTTAACTTTTGAGGAGCAGAATGTGATCAAAGACAAACTGAGATACCTGCAAACCCGCTGCGACTGGATCAGAAATCCTGAGCAGAAACAGTACATCCAACAGGAAATAGAAAGCTTATGGCAAAAGATCCTTCAGGCGGTTTAAAAGAATTCTGGGCAGAAATTCCTAAAGCTGATGAAGATTTTTTGGGCTCCATCCGCGACTGGAAAAATATTCACATCGCCACAGATGGGGAAGTGATCTGGCTGAAAGGTTTCACCGACGAACAGGCTGTTTCGCCCGAAATTCAGCAGTTGCCCAACTTTATTTTATACGAATTAAGAAACGGACTTTTATTCCGTAGAAATGCCTTGGTTCCCACAAAAAAAATGCGAACGGCTTTGCTGTGGACGGTTATTGACAAAGCTTTAAAACTGACTTTTCCCATTTTAAATAATAATTTCTTTGGAATAGACGAAAGAGTAGAGGTGAGATTAAAACCAAGCGAAAACGAACAGTCTGCAACCGCTTTGCTGTGCTCAATTGCTGAAATAAAAGACATCATCATCACATTGCCAAAATTTAAACTGGAAAAATTAGATTGGATTGTTATCAACGATAAAGCATTATTTTTAGGAAGTCCGATGTTGAGCCTGAGAGGAAAAACGTTCTGGTCAAAAGACAATCATCTTTTGCCGACAGGTTTTGATTTTGAACTTAAAAATATGAGTTCATTACTTCAAAAAAAATATAACTCAAATCAGGAACAATGGCTTTTGTGGAACGAAGATGGAACTGTTTTGTATCTCAATAAAAAAGACTTCCGGAAACTTTCTGTAAGCTCATTCCGTCTCACCGAAAAATCTAAGGAATGGATGTAAAAGAATATTTTCAGTCCTACAAAGATTATTTCTGGGAATGGCAAACCGATAACGATATTCAGGATGATTTGCACCCTCTGGCCAGTCACAACATCGTTTATTTTCCAAACGTTGCCTCGGTTGTAGGATATCGCGTTTACATTATTGAAATTCTGAAAGAATTACAATTGCAGGGATGGCCGCCGTTTGGAGCTTTGCTTTTGGTTTTGTACGCCACTCAGGATGGCTACAAACAGCTGAGAACTTTGGTCGACGAACTGAAAAAACACATATCTAGAGAGGAAGTAGAGGCATCGTACAATGAAGCTGTTTTTTTACTAAAAAAACTGGAGATTTTAGACCGTAAATATAAAACCGGACGAAACAGAATCTTTCTGATTCAGGCTTTATTTGCCGGAAACAAGATGAGCCTCACTTTCTCAAAATCAAAAGAACTGTGTGATAATTACGTTTCCCGACCCGATATTGTTGAGAGGTCTGCCAACGTATTGGAACTTACCAGTAAAGTGTTCAGAAAGGATATTAATGCACTTGCTGAAATAAATAAAAAGTTTCCGACCACAGAATCTATCGAAAAAGCTTTGCAGGGAGTGATTGAGATTCCCGAGCTGGAAGACGAAGTGGTAGAAGAAGAAACCACTGCAGAAACCGACAAAAATTTTATCCAGGAACTTATTGAAGAACCGAAAACTTTTCAGGTGGGAAGTTTAATCAAAAGAATATGGAGCGGACTGAAAATTCCGATGCGTCATCTCTCTCCGGGCGAGCAGCCGATTGGTGGGGTTTCGGATATGACTAACAAAGGAGATTTCAGCAGAATGCTTCTGTCTGAATTTGCCAATGAAGATGAGGTTTTCATGAACCGTGTCGCCAACAACGAAGCATTATACATTCAAAGAGAAATTCCGCCTGAAGAAAATGTTTTTGAAAGGATAATTCTCATTGATACTTCGCTGAAAAACTGGGGAACACCGAAAGTTTTGGCGTTTGCGTCTGCGATTGCTGTCATCAAACATCCGAAAGCGCATTCGGAATGTAAGGTTTTTGCTTTAGGACAATCTACCACTCTCATCAATCTTGATAAAGTGGATGAGGTGATCGAAAATCTGAATCACGTGAGTCCGGTTCTGGAGGTTTCAAAGGCTTTGCAGAAGTTTTTTAATGAAGAACATACAGAGAAAAATCTGGAAGTTTTTTTTATCACTCATCAGGAAAATTTAAGTCATCCCAATCTTCAGAAAGTCATCCATGAAAATAGGGATCAGCTGAAATTTCTGGTAACAACCTCTGCAGACGGCGAACTCAATTTTTATAAACATCACAAAGGAACCAGAAAGCACGTTCAGAAAATGATGCTTCCTTTGAATGAATTATGGGCGAATCCGCCAAAAGGCAGACAGAATAAAAATAATAATACTTCTCAAACCGGCAGCAGAGCATATTTTCCAATGAATTATCCGTTGCTGTTCCCGATTTCGCAAAACAGAATTGCCACATTTTTGTATGAAGGAGAATTTTATATTTTAAGTTCTAAAAAACAGTTGCTGAAGACCTATCTTTCCAACAATTATTATCACAGAGACTACTACGATCATTATAAAATTCATCGTGGGGCTGAAGTTCTTTTTCAGGAGATTTCTGTAAAGCCGAGAGGTCAGTTTGCGCTGGCGAAAAATAAACAGCAACAGGTTATTTTGTGCCAATATCAGCCTGCTAAAAGATTGATTTCAAAATTAAACATCATTACAGGAGAATATTCAGAACTGAATCTGGCAGGCCGTCAAATCCCGCATAATCATAAGTTGCTGTATTTTAACAAAAATTTTCATCTTCATTCGAATGATATTCCCTACAATTACTTTATAAATATTGAAGGCGATATTTCACTGGAAGAGGCTACAGATCATTCTTCAGAAATTGATAAAAGCACGGTTAAAGTTGAGGCAGAGCTTAATAAACTCAAGCGTTACGGAACAAAAATCATCAGCAGTTTTAATCATATTGGTATTAATGCTGATCAGAATTTGGTAGTTTCAAACAGGGAATTGTTTCTAAATTATGATGATGCCTTGGTCTTTGATAAAAACAGAAAAGCAGTAAGAATTTTTGCAAACCAGTATAAGAACAGATTTACTTTTTCCGAAGGCAGCGAAATTGTCGCAGATTCCAGAGGAATGTTAACTTTTAAAAGCATTGATAAAGAAATCGGTCATTTTTACATTCCTTCAGTGCAGATGGAATATTTGGCCATTGCAACCTCGAATGAATTCGGTGGCTCAGAATATTACTTGCCGGAACATCATCTTTTGAAAATCAGAACAATTGAAGAGATGATTTCAGATTATCTTGAACCTTTTATTGATCATATTTTACAGTATGGAACTGAGAATTAAACCTTTTCCGAAAAATACTTATCCCAAAAAAGGACTTTTAATTAAAGGTTCCTCGCCATTGATGTGGCTTCATGAAATGGAGATTCTGGGGATTGATTTAAATGAAGTTCAGTCATATCCGATTCCGTCGAACGAGCCCAATATTTTATACGGATGTTTTCTTATTTTTAGACACCACGCACCTGCGGAAATCGGCAAAAATGCTTATTTTCAAAGTGTTGACGACAAACTTTTTATTCCCGAAAACACTTTTTTTTATCCCAAAATAAATCCTGAAGACTGGAAAAATATCGTTGCGGATTAC
It includes:
- a CDS encoding AAA family ATPase, producing the protein MSQNIEKLNKVLAFVKDTFVGKNDVVDLLGICLLARENAFLYGPPGTAKSAIVRTLAKTVTDGKNFEYLLTRFTEPNEIFGPFDIRKLKEGELFTNTDGMMPEASMVFLDEIFNANSAILNSLLMALNEKIFKRGKETRNLPALMFVGASNVLPEDEALNALFDRFLIRINVDYVNPDLLQQVLLAGRRLENISESESPEILANEIKELQQLCKTVDLKPIYEVYLNTIINLRNTGIAISDRRAVKLQNLIAASALICGRNEAILSDLWVLKHIWDTEEQIEILEGIINRTIEKDDNPKSHPQALQNKAPNPEEVMKDVKILIDQWQNGNLTFEEQNVIKDKLRYLQTRCDWIRNPEQKQYIQQEIESLWQKILQAV
- a CDS encoding DMT family transporter, which gives rise to MKNYLFLAAAILCETIGTSFLKKTEQFTKPLPTIVFVVAMTASFYLLTFALKGIPIGIAYAIWSAVGIVLISLVGYFVYKQTLDLPAILGMGLIVAGVVIINLFSKSGAH
- a CDS encoding S41 family peptidase, which codes for MFRPVLLISFLISAIIFGQQNSSKASKKTLKLQTEIYNLIKKKALYSDSLDWKKIDAELTKLPLTENDSVSQKILFDYYLDQLKAAGDNHSFFITKSIMEERGQQPLIVKPEGKYLGNGIAMIKVPACSNYDNQKDLVFAETIRSEIKRLDSENTVTGWIVDLRNNMGGNMWPMVAGLNALTEDGIVGYFVAPNYKSPWLTRNGRMVGSKAKISDYKIKNPNLKIAVLINEYTASSGEMTALSLIGLPNVKTFGKDSMGYITANGTFTLSNGANFNLATSTSADRTGKVYTDKIRPDVYVENLKTTPEDEVIEEAEKWLMIK
- a CDS encoding SDR family oxidoreductase, coding for MNAGTAVFTPIEQTTEEDFDHQFNTNVKGYYFTLQKMIPHFTEGSSVVFNSSTVATTAQMYGSVYSATKGAVNKIAQIAANELAERKIRVNIVSPGPTKTEGFDKAVPSLDMQNEFVKSVALGRMGDPSEIAKAVLFLASDHASFITGTELLVDGGAIGYLLK